A genomic stretch from Tenrec ecaudatus isolate mTenEca1 chromosome X, mTenEca1.hap1, whole genome shotgun sequence includes:
- the SPRY3 gene encoding protein sprouty homolog 3, with product MDAAMTDELQQILPIQQLRSTHASNDYVERPPAPCKQVLSSPSFIVQTHKSDWSLAAMPTALPRSLSQCHQLQPLPQHLSQSSIASSVSHSTTASDQRLLASMTPSPSGQSIIRTQPGAGPPTKLDGALKGEAAQAALRPNEHLFICEECGRCKCAPCTAARPLPSCWLCNQRCLCSAESLLDYGTCLCCVKGLFYHCSTDDEDNCADEPCSCGPSSCLVRWAAMSFLSLVLPCLCCYLPTHGCLQLCQWGYDGLRRPGCRCTRHTNTVCRKISSAGSAPFPKAQEKSV from the coding sequence ATGGATGCCGCAATGACGGATGAACTCCAACAGATTCTGCCTATTCAACAGCTACGCTCTACTCATGCTAGCAATGATTATGTGGAGCGGCCTCCTGCCCCCTGTAAGCAGGTCCTCTCCAGCCCTTCCTTTATCGTGCAAACCCACAAATCTGATTGGTCCCTGGCTGCCATGCCTACTGCTCTCCCCCGCAGCCTCAGCCAGTGCCATCAGTTACAGCCCTTGCCTCAGCATCTGAGCCAATCTAGCATTGCCAGCTCAGTGTCCCATAGCACCACTGCCTCTGACCAAAGGCTCTTGGCCAGCATGACACCCTCACCTTCCGGCCAGTCCATCATCCGAACCCAACCTGGAGCAGGGCCCCCCACAAAGCTTGATGGTGCTCTGAAAGGAGAAGCTGCGCAAGCTGCCCTGCGCCCCAATGAGCACCTCTTCATCTGCGAGGAGTGTGGGCGCTGCAAGTGTGCCCCCTGCACAGCGGCTCGCCCTCTCCCCTCCTGCTGGCTTTGCAACCAGCGTTGCCTATGCTCAGCTGAGAGCCTTCTCGATTATGGCACGTGTCTCTGCTGTGTCAAGGGCCTCTTCTACCACTGCTCCACCGATGACGAAGACAACTGCGCCGACGAGCCCTGCTCCTGCGGGCCCAGCTCCTGCTTAGTCCGCTGGGCAGCCATGAGCTTCCTCTCCCTCGTTCTGCCCTGCCTGTGCTGCTACCTGCCGACCCATGGATGCCTCCAGCTGTGCCAGTGGGGCTACGATGGCCTCAGGCGCCCAGGCTGCCGCTGTACGAGGCACACCAACACCGTGTGCAGAAAAATCTCTTCTGCTGGTAGTGCGCCCTTCCCCAAGGCCCAGGAAAAGTCTGTATGA